From Juglans regia cultivar Chandler chromosome 6, Walnut 2.0, whole genome shotgun sequence, the proteins below share one genomic window:
- the LOC109010308 gene encoding protein MIZU-KUSSEI 1-like: MSTVHSSPFFQMENPAILSLLRHKPGDHQKRTKSTGGLFKMFKIFPMLTSGCKMVALLGRPRKPLLKDNATTGTLFGYRKGRVSLAIQEDPHCMPIFVIELPMHSSAFQKEMASDMVRIALESETKTHKKKLLEEFVWAVYCNGRKTGYSIRRKQMSEDELYVMQHLRGVSMSAGVLPNPSEKETADGELTYMRARFERVVGSKDSEALYMINPDGAAGPELSIFFVRAH; this comes from the coding sequence ATGTCTACTGTGCACTCTAGTCCGTTCTTCCAAATGGAGAATCCGGCAATACTATCTTTGCTCCGGCATAAACCAGGAGATCATCAGAAACGCACAAAGTCCACCGGAGGGCTCTTTAAAATGTTCAAGATCTTCCCTATGCTGACCTCAGGGTGCAAGATGGTGGCACTTTTGGGCAGACCCAGAAAGCCTTTACTCAAGGACAATGCTACAACGGGGACTCTTTTCGGCTATCGCAAAGGGAGAGTGAGTCTAGCCATACAAGAGGACCCTCATTGCATGCCAATCTTTGTTATCGAGCTGCCGATGCATTCAAGTGCTTTTCAAAAGGAAATGGCATCAGATATGGTCAGAATTGCTCTAGAAAGTGAAACCAAAACTCACAAAAAGAAACTGTTGGAGGAGTTTGTCTGGGCTGTTTACTGTAATGGGAGAAAAACTGGTTACTCCATTAGGAGGAAGCAAATGTCTGAAGATGAACTGTATGTGATGCAGCATTTGCGAGGGGTTTCAATGAGTGCTGGGGTTCTTCCAAACCCTTCAGAGAAAGAAACAGCAGATGGAGAACTGACTTACATGAGAGCAAGATTCGAGAGGGTTGTTGGATCTAAGGACTCTGAAGCTTTGTACATGATAAATCCAGATGGTGCAGCAGG